The genomic window TCGATACCTCGACCCCGGCGACGCGCGCTTCGCGGACTCCGTCGATGCGCTGCTCGGTTCGACCACCGAGGCGGCGTCCTTCTCCGGGTACCTTCGGGCGCTCCAAGCGCGTCGTGCCCATTTCGTCGACGCCGGAGCGGTCTCGACCGACCACGGAGTGCTCGAGCCGACCACGCTCGACCTCGACCCGCACGAGGCTGAAACCCTCTTCCAGCGCGTGCTCCGCGGAGGCACCGCGGATGATGCGCGCCGATTCCGGGCGCACATGCTCCTGCAGATGGCGAGAATGAGCGTCGACGACGGCCTCGTCATGACGCTTCATCCTGGCGTGTTCCGCAACCACAGCTCCGACACGCTGCTGCGGCACGGAGCGGACACCGGGCACGACATCCCGGTGCCGGTCTCGTTCGTCGAGGGCCTGCGGCCCCTGCTCGAGCGCTACGGGCTGGCGTCCGGCTTTCACCTCGTGCTGTTCACGATCGACGAGACGACGTACTCGCGCGAGATCGCACCGCTGGCGGGCTTCTACCCCTCGGTATTCATCGGCTCACCCTGGTGGTTCCTGGATGCCCCCGACGCGATCGCCCGCTTCCGCAGCGCGGTCACCGAGACGGCAGGCTTCTACCGCGGCTCCGGCTTCGTCGACGACACCCGCGCATTCCTCTCGATCCCTGCTCGGCACGACACCGCCCGACGAGCCGACGCCGCGTTCCTCGCACGTCTGGTGGTCGAAGGCCGGCTCACGCCGTCCCGAGCCGAAGCGATCGCAGTCGACCTGGTCGACTCCATCCCGCGTCGGGCGTTCAAGCTGTGAGCGGCTCGCCGCGGCTGACCCGCGCACTGCTCACCGCGCGCGGCATCCCGATCCCTGCGCCCGAGCCTCGAATCGTGCACATCGGACTCGGAGCCTTCCACCGCGCGCACCAGGCCTGGTACACGGCCCGCGCCGGCGACGGCGCCGACTGGGGGATCGCGGCATTCTCCGGCCGATCCACCGCGGCGGCCGACGCCCTGATTCCGCAGGACGGCGTCTTCACCCTCGTCGAACGAGGAGCCGACGGTGACCGGCTCGCACCCATCGGAAGCATCGTGGAAGCCCAGCCCTCGTCGAACGCGCTGCGCCGGGCGACCCTGCTCGCCGCGCCGCGCACGGCGGTCGTCACCCTGACGGTCACCGAGGCGGGGTACACACTTCGGCCCGATGGGTCCCTCGACACCGCGGCGCCAGCAGTCACCGCGGACCTCGCACGCGTCCGACGGACAGCGGTAGACGGCGACCACGCCGCCGAAGCGACCCAGACGGTCGTCGGGATGCTCGCCGCCGGCCTCATCGAACGCCACCGGGCAGGCGCGGGATCGATCGCGATCGTCCCATGTGACAACTTCCCCAGCAACGGACCCCTGCTCCGGGACGCCGTCACCGAGTTCATCACGGCGATCGACCCGCACCTGAACCAGTGGCTCGTCGATCACGTCTCCTTCGTCTCCACGTCGGTCGACCGGATCACCCCGAAGGTGGACGACGGCCTCACGCGCGAGGTCGAACGCGCGCTCGGCTGGACCGATGCCGCACCCGTGGCGACCGAACCGTTCGCGGATTGGACGCTCTCCGGTGAGTTCCCAGCAGGGCGCCCCCAGTGGGAGCGGAGCGGAGCGGCGTTCGTCGAAGACATCGACGCCTATGAGTCGCGGAAGCTCTGGATGCTGAACGGCGCGCACAGCCTCCTGGCCTACCTCGGCCGGTTGCGCGGCCACACGACCGTCGCCGCCGCGATGGGCGATCCGTTCGTCCGATACTCGATCGAAGCGTGGTGGGACGAGGCCGCCCGTCACCTGCCCGCCGGCATGGATGTCGACGCGTATCGGCGCGCCCTCACCGCACGGTTCGAGAACCAGCGCATCGAACACCTGCTCGCCCAGATCTCAACCGATGGTCTCACCAAGCTTTCAGTGCGGATCGCGCCGGTCGCGGTGCTCGAGCGTCGCGCGGGCCGGGGAGCGCAGGCGTCCGCCCTCGTCTTTGCGGCCTGGATCACCGCTTTGCGGTCGGGGCTGCCCATGGCGGATGCCCGGCGCGCCGAGGTGGACGCCGCCCTGGCAGACTCCGATCCCACGCTCGCGCTCCTGGCTGCGGTGTCCGCCGATCTCGCTGCGGATCCCGGGTTCAGTGCCGAGGTGGTCTCCGACGTGTGCGCCCTGGCGTCTGTTCGAACTCCCTGAGGCCGGCTGTCGACCGGCTCGGTGCCCCGCCTGGCTTCAGCGGGGCGCCGGCCCAGTCGACTCGCCCCAGACGAGCTGATTGATGGAGTGCGCGGCAGGCGGGGCGGGCTCGCCTCGCAGCGCGGCGATGAGTCTAGCCATCGCGGTGGATCCGACACGTTCCAGATCGACGTCCACCGTGGTCAGCGACGGATAGAGGTACTGGCCCAGCGGGTGGTTGTCCCATCCGGTGACGCTGAGGTCCTCGGGGACGCTCCACCCGCGCCGCCGTGCGCCGCGGATGACACCGGCAGCGATGATGTCGCTCGCGGCGATGACGGCCGTCGGGTGGTCGTCACCGAACGCGAGGACGGCTTCGAGGCCGGCTTCGGCGGTCCAGTCGCCTTCGACGACCTCTCCTGACAGGCCAAGCGCACCCAGAGACGCACGGAACTGCTCGAGGCGCGCTCGAGCGGATGCGAACTGGAGGGAGCCGGTGATGTGCAGGAAACGCGTGTGCCCCGCTTCAGCCAGCCGCTCGATCATCGCGGCGACCGGTGCGGCATCGGCGAGCTCGCCGATACCGCGCATCTCGTCGTCCAGTTCGGCGGCGACCAGGATCGTCGCGGTCGTGGGAGTGAGGTCCACGTCCGCGTTCAGTGGCGCGAACGAGACGACCCCGTCCACCTGGCCGGAATCGGCGAGATCGAGCACGCGATCAGTTCGTGCGTCAGCGCCGCCCTCGATGGAGATCACGTCCACGCCGAATCCGGCCGCGTGGGCGGTCGAACTCGCACCGGCCAGCATGCGTGCCGGGCTGTACGCGAGGGTGGGCACGACGACTGCGATTCGTCCGGTCTGTCGGGTCCTCATCGACCGGGCCGTGAGATTCGGACGATAATTGAGTTCCCGCACAGCCGCCTCCACACGCTCGCGCGTTCGCGGCTTCAGGCTCGTGTTGTCGCGGAAGAATCGCGACACCGTCTGGTGCGACAGCCCGGAAAGCTGGGCCACATCCAGCAGCGTCGGTCGCTTTCTCGGCACCGGTTCGGTCGTCATTGTTATCCTCCCCTCCCATCTTGGCACAGAATAAGGAACGTTCACTTGACAACTTTGAGAACGTTCACTAATCTCGCCTTCGAGCACCAGTGAACGTTCACTGCAGATTCAAAGGAGCATCAGTGTCACCCGCAGTCTCTTCCCATCAGCGCTTCCGCTTGAGCGGTTCCGCGGTGGCATGTGATCGAGGCATCCGATGAGCGCCCTCAATGAGCTGCGTCACCTGAAAGGCACGGTACGCACGACCAAGCGTGACAACCGTGCGGCATTCTGGTTTCTGCTGCCCTGGTTCATCGGCCTCTTCGCTGTTACCGCGGGCCCGATGCTGGCTTCGCTGTACCTCAGCTTCACGAAGTACAACCTCCTCCAGCCGCCGTCGTTCATCGGGCTGGAGAACTTCACCCGCATGCTCACGGATGAGCGCCTGCACAAGTCGCTCGGCGTGACGTTCACGTACGTGCTGGTTTCGGTGCCGCTGCAGCTCGCCTTGGCCCTCGCCCTCGCGGTCCTGCTCGACCGCGGTGTACGCGGCCTCTCGTTCTATCGGTCGGTCTTCTACCTGCCGTCGCTGATCGGCGGGAGCGTCGCGATCGCAGTCCTGTGGCGCACCGTCTTCGGTACCGAAGGGCTGTTCAATCAGTTCCTCGCGTTCTTCGGCATTCAGGGACAGGGCTGGATCTCGAACCCGGACACAGCCCTGGCAACGCTGATCCTGCTGAACGTGTGGACGTTCGGATCGCCGATGGTGATCTTCCTCGCCGGCCTGCGTCAGATCCCCGGCTCCTACTACGAAGCCGCGAGCGTCGACGGCGCATCCAGGTGGAGGCAGTTCTGGAGCATCACGATGCCCCTGCTGAGCCCGATCATCTTCTTCAACCTCGTCCTGCAGATCATCCACGCGTTCCAATCGTTCACGCAGGCGTTCGTCGTCTCCGGTGGAACGGGTGGTCCTGCCGATTCAACGCTCGTGTTCTCGCTCTACCTGTACCAGCGCGGATTCGGCGCCTTCGACATGGGCTACGCATCGGCGCTGGCCTGGCTGCTGGTGCTCATCATCGGCGGATTCACCGCAATCAATTTCTGGGCTTCGAAGTACTGGGTGTTCTACGATGACTGATCTGTTGAAGCGCCGTGGCGACACGGCCACCTCCGCCTTCCTCGCCGCCCCCACCGGGGCGACCACGACTCGGGCCGGGCGCCGGCTCATCGGCCGACCGGTTCGCGCGGTCATCAAACACGTCGTTCTGATTCTCACCGCGCTGATCATGCTGTACCCGGTGCTGTGGATGGTTGCAAGTTCCCTGCGACCCAACGACGCGATCTTCGATGATCCGAGCATCATCCTCAAGACGTTCGAGATCGAGAACTACGTCAACGGATGGAATGCGTTCACCGAACCGTTCGGCCACTATCTGATCAATTCGGCGGTCTTGGTCCTGGGATGCATCCTCGGGAATCTCGTCGCTTGCACGCTCGCTGCCTACGCGTTCGCACGACTCGAGTTCCGAGGCAAGCGGTGGTGGTTCGCAATCATGCTCGTCACGATCATGCTGCCGATCCACGTCATCATCGTGCCGCAGTACATCATGTTCTCGGAGATCGGGTGGGTGAATACCTACCTCCCGCTCATCATTCCGAAGGTCCTCGCGACCGATGCGTTCTTCATCTTCCTGATGGTCCAGTTCATCCGCGGCATCCCGCGCGAACTCGACGAGGCAGCCCGCATCGACGGCGCCGGGCACCCGCGGATCTTCTCGCAGATCATCCTGCCGTTGATGGTTCCGGCCCTCGGGACCACGACGATCTTCACGTTCATCTGGACCTGGAACGACTTCTTCTCGCAGCTCATCTACCTCACGAAGCCGGAGAAGTACACGACGCCGCTCGCGTTGCGTTCGTTCGTCGATCAGCAGGCGGCGACCGACTGGGGCGCGGTGTTCGCGATGAGCGTCGTCTCCCTCTTGCCTGTCTTCCTCGTCTTCCTCTTCGGTCAGCGGTTCCTTCTCCAAGGCATCGCGACGACCGGAGGCAAATGAGAAGCGCCCGCATGAACCGGGCACGACCAGCCCTTACCGTCCTACCCCAACCCACCCATCCTGATCCGAGGAGAACCCAATGAGAGGCACCACCTTCCGTCGCGCCGGCATTGTCGCCGCCGCCGTGTCCGCAGCACTGATCCTGTCCGCTTGCTCGGGAGGCGGCACGGAGGCCGGCAGTGACGCGCCCGAGCTCAGCGACGAGCCCGTCACCATCACCCTGAGCTGGTGGGGTGGCGACGCCCGCGCCGAGCTCACCCAGCAGGCGATTGACGCGTTCGAGGAGGAGCACCCGAATATCACCGTCGAGCCGCAGTACGCGGACTGGACCGGGTACTGGGACCAGCTGGCCACGGCCACGGCCGCAGGCGACTCCGCCGATGTCGTGCAGATGGACGAGCTCTATCTCGCGTCCTACGGCACTCGCGGCGCCCTGTACGACCTCGGAGGGGACCTCGTCGACACGACCGACTTCCCCGCCGAGATCGTCAAGACCGGCTACGTCGACGACGCGCAGTATGCGGTCCCGATCGGCATGACCACGTACGCGATGGTCGCGAACGCCGACCTGTTCGAGCAGTACGGCATCGAACTTCCCGACGACGAGACCTGGACCTGGGACGACTACGCCGCCCTCGCCAAGGAGATCACCGAGAAGAGCGGCGGCGCGATCCACGGCTCATCCCTGATCGGCGGCTGGGACATCGGCAGCGTGCGCTACTGGGGTCGCCAGTTCGGCAGCGAGGTCTTCGACGGCACCAAGGTGACCCTCGACCCCGAGGCGCTCACTGAGATGTGGCAGACCCAGCTCGACATGATCGCCGACGGCGGCATGGAGTCGGCGGACGCGATCGTCGAGAGCCAGACCGCGGGCCTCGCCGGCAGCTCCATGGCGACCGGCAAGGTCGCGCTCGGCACCCTGTGGAACACCCAGATCACCGCGGTCACGGCTGCGAGCGGCGCAGACCTGCGCCTGCTGAAGCTGCCGGAGCCGAAGGGTGAGGACCCCAACTTCTACAAGCCGTCGATGTTCTGGGCCGTCTCCTCGCAGAGCGAGCACCCCGCTGAGGCCGCGCTGTTGGTCGACTTCCTCGTGAACAGCGAGGCCGCCGGCGAGATCATCAAGACCGAGCGCGGCATCCCCGCGAACGACAGCATCCGCGCGTTCGTCGCCGACAGCCTCGAGCCGACCGACCAGCAGGCCGTCGAGTTCCTGGACCGCGTCACGCCCGGTCCGGCGTTCACCACCCCGAATGGCGCCAGCGCAATGGAGGGCATCTTCCAGCGCTACACGCAGGAAGTCCTTGCGGGACAGACGTCGCCTGAAGACGCCGCGAAGGCCACGATCGCCGAACTTCAGGCAGAGGTAGACGCCGCGAACTGAACGAAAGAGGGGCCGGGTCGGACGCTGTCCGCCCCGGCCCCCGTCCGCGGGTTGGCCCTGGTCGCGGTACGACCTCGGCGCTCACCTGCACGGAGGAAGAAGATTGCATTACGGCGGGGACTACAACCCGGAACAGTGGCCGGAGCACGTCTGGCCCGAAGACATCCGACTGATGAAGGAAGCCGGTGTCACCACGGTGACGCTCGGCGTCTTCGCATGGGCACGAATCCAACCGGCCGAGGGCGTGTTCGAGTGGGAGTGGCTCGACCGCATCCTGGGGCTCCTGCATGCAGCGGGCATCGGCGTCGACATGGCGACGGCTACGGCATCACCACCGCCGTGGGCGACGAGCGCGTATCCGGACATGCTGCCGAGAACAGCAGACGGAGCAATCCTCTGGCCGGGCAGCCGCCAAGCGTACGCGCCCACGTCACCGGAGTACCGGCGACTGGCTCGCGAGCTGGTCACCGCATTGGTCGATCGGTACGTCGATCACCCCGCGATCGTGATGTGGCACGTCAACAACGAGCTCGGATGCCACGTTCATGCCGACTACTCGGACCACGCCGCACGAGCATTCCGAGTCTGGCTGCAGGCCAAGTACGGACACATCGACGAACTCAACACGGCGTGGGGAACTGACTTCTGGTCACAGAGATACACGACGTTCGACCAGATCGTCCCGCCACGATCAATGCCCTACAGCCCCAACTCATCCGGCGTGCTCGACTTCAAACGCTTCACCTCCGACGCACTGCTGGACCTGTACAAAACCGAGCGGGACATCATCCGCGCGGCCGGCGCCACACAGCCGATCACGACGAACTTCATGGGAGCATTCCCCGCCGCGGACTACTGGAGCTGGGCGCCAGAGCTCGACTTCATCTCCGATGACAATTACCCGGACCCGAACGACCCCGAGTCGTTCCGCGGCGCAGCCTTCACGCGCGACCTGATGCGCTCGCTCAAACCCGATGTGCCCTGGATCCTGATGGAGCAAGCCAGCAGCGCGATCAACTGGCGGCCCACCAACGCACCGAAAGCGCCAGGGCAGCTCGCAGCCTTGTCGGCCCAGGCTGTCGGTCGCGGCGCCGACGGCGTCATGTTCTTCCAGTGGCGGCAGTCCCGCCGAGGAAGCGAGAAGTTCCTGACCGGCATGCTTCCCCATTCGGGCACGCGGACCCGGGTATGGCGCGAGGTCGTGGAGCTCGGGCGGACGCTCGGCGAGCTGCCGAAACTCGAGCCATCGAAGCGCGCCAACGTCGCCCTCGTGTTCGACTGGCAGAACTGGTGGGCGATCAGCAATCGCGACCACCCCGTTGAACTCGACTACCTCGCGCTCGTGCAGCGATGGTACGACGCCTTGCACCGGCAACACATCCAGATCGACATCGTCCACCCCGAACACGACCTGAGCGCATACCAGCTGGTCATCGCCCCTCACCTGTACCTGCTCACCGATGCCGCGGCAACAAACCTGGTGGAGTACGCCGAGCAGGGTGGACACCTCCTGCTCTCGGCGTTCACCGACGTGGTGGACGAAACGGATGGATTCCGAGAGCACGGATACCTGGCAACCCTCGGGCCGACCCTCGGAATCTGGCTCGAGGAATACGGCGCGCTCGTGCCGCCCCCGCAGGCCTCAGCAGGGACCTCCGCCGGCGACACGGCAGGGACACTCCGCACCTCCGGCGGCCCGGGCGAAGATTCGGCGGCGGTTGCGGCACCATGGGGCGAGCTGCGCGGCGAATACCTCGCGGAAGTGATCCACGTCACAGACGCGGACATTCTCGGCACCTTCACAAGCGGTCGGAACCAGGGTCTTCCTGCCTTCATCACCAAGTCCCTCGGGACCGGCCAGGCGCACTATCTGGCGACTATCCCCGATGACGCAGGCATGACGGCGCTCACCGCCTGGGCGGTCGCGACCGCGGGAGTCGAGGCGACCATCCCGGGCGCGGCGCAAGTGCCCGATACCGTAGAAGTGATCGCCAGGGGCGAGATCGTCTTTCTCATCAACCACGGTGCCGCAGCCACCACGATCCCCATCGAAGGTGTCGACGTCACCGCCGATCAGCCCGTCTCCCAGGTCACCCTGGAGCAGTTCGAGTGGAGGGTCATCGATGTGACCCCCGCGTAGCCCTCGGTGCCCGACCGTCGCGCCGCGTTGATCGCCGCCGATCATGGTCGCCAACCACCGCGGATGCGGATGGTCCAAATAGTGAACGTTCACCAAAGATGCGGTCGGTTGAGCACTCGTTCAATCGATCCAGCAACGCTCTACAAGGAAGTGGGATGTGCGATGACGAACTCGAGACGACGCAAGCGCCATGCGGCCATGGCCGGTGCGCTCGTAGCGACGATCACAGCGATGGGCTTCGGTGCTCTGCCAGCTGTCGCAGCGACGGGAACGACCTACTACGTCGACTCGGTCGACGGTGACGACAGCGCCGACGGAACCTCGACCTCCTCGGCCTGGCGCTCGCTCGACCAGGTGAACGAAGCCGATCTTGAGCCGGGCGACGAAATCCTCCTGCGCCGGGGCGCGACTTGGACAGGCGAGCAGCTGAGCCCGAGCTCGTCCGGTGAAGAAGGCTCGCCGATCCTCGTCGGCGCCTACGGAGACGGCGCGAAGCCGAAGATCGAGACGAATGGGGCACATGCCGACGCGGTGCGTCTTTGGAATCTCGACTACTGGGAGATCCGTGATCTCGACGTCAGCAACGCGACGTTCGTGACGGACCCGGAGATCTACAACGCCGCCGGGCGTGCGGGCGACTATCGCGGGGTGTACATCGGAGGAGATGACGGCAAAGCCCACCACCACTTCGTGATCGATTCCGTCGATGTCCACGATGTCACCGGGGCCGTGAAGTGGATCGGCGAGCGTGGCGGGTACACGCCACCGAACGGCATCAGTTTCGGCAACGGGTGGGATCGATCGAAGAACACCGGCGGCATCGTGGTGCTCGGTTCGATCGCCGATTTCGCGAATCCCGGTCCGACGGCCACGACGTTCAACGGCGTCGTCATTGAGAACAGCACGATCCGCAACACCTCGTTCGGGGCCGTGACCATCAAGCAGTACACCGGTGATGCGCCTGGTGCGGTGCCAACAGGGTGGGGTGATCGTGCATCGGAGAACGATGCGAACTTCTCACCGCACACCGACATCGTCATCCGTGACAACTACATCTCCCAGGCCGGCACCGCGTACGGTGCGAACGGCATCTACGTGACGGGTGCCCGGGATGTCGTCGTCGAACGCAATCTCGTCGAAGAAGTCGGAACGTGCGGAATCGAGACCTACAACGCTGACGACGTCACCATCCAGTACAACGAGGTCAACTACACGAGCGTCAAGGCCGGCGGCCAGGATCAGACCGCCATCGACACCGACATCGCGTCGACGAACCAGCTCGTGCAGTACAACTACGTGTACGGCAATGGCGAAGGCTTCCTGATCTATCAGAAGCGGTTCGGTGACGCGGTCTACCGGTACAACGTCGTCGCAGCGAGCACCAAGTCGCAGATCCACATCGCAAGTGAATCTGCTGCGCACGGTGAGATCTACAACAACACCGTGATCGATCGCGGCGCGTACAACAACGTGATCTCAGGAGGCAGCCAGTCAGGCAAGTACCTGGTGCGGAACAACATCATCTTCAGCACCACCGGCAATGCCGCCTCAACTGGGAACAGCAACCTCACGTTCACCCGGAACCTCTACTCCGGTGTCGCACCACGTCCGCAAGAAACCGACGCCGTCATCGTCGACCCCGGCTTCACCAACGTGGACCTCGTACCGCCCGTGTCCGGCGTCGTTCGTGCCGCCGACCTCAGCCAGGCCAATGGCCTGCTTCCGCTCGCCTCGTCCCGTGCACTCAACGCAGGCACATCCATCCCCGGCAACGGCGGTCGCGACTTCGCCGGCGTCACCTTGTACCAGGGCACTCCGGACTTCGGCGCGTTCGAGTACTCGACGCCCGCGGGCCAGCAGACGGAATCCGTCGTCGGCATCGTGACGAGCACCGCCAACGGACTCCCCATCGACCAGGCCGTGGTCTCGGCCCCCGGCGTGGAGGGCACTGCCCTGACCGGCCCGGACGGATGGTTCGCATTGTCCGGTGTCCCGTTTGGAACGACCTCAGTCACGGTCCAGCGGGAAGGTTTCGCAACGAAGACCGTTTCCGACATCGTCGTCGCAGCCGGAACCCCGACGCGCATCGACCCGACGCTGGTGTCCACCGCCACCACCGGCACCGTCACCGGCAAGGTCATCGACGCCACCGCATCTCCGATTCCCGGCGCACGGGTAGTGGTCACGACCACTGCGGGCGTCGAAGTCGGATCCGGAACGACCGATCAGGACGGCGCATTCGTGTTGGAAGTGCCGGTCGGCACGGGCTATCGCCTCACCGCCTCCGCGGATGAGTATCTGAGCGCCGTCCGCTCCGGCATCGTCGTCAACGCTGGGCTGAGCACGGCTGCCGGCAACATCATCCTTTCCGACAAGGACGTCACGTACGAAGCGATCTTCGACTTCGAGGAGTTGGTCGCCGGTTCGACCGGTCTCGCGCCGCTCGTGGCCGCGCAGGTGAACGGCACCGTCACCGTCGGTGCTGAGACCGGCAACCAGTTCGCCCGGCTGAACCGCACGAGCGGCACCGGTAGTACCGCGCCCGCGACGAGCCTCCTGTACACGGCCGCGCAGCCGTTGACCGGGGTCGTCACCGTCGATCAGAAGGTCCGGCGCCCGGGCGGTCAGCCATCGAACCAGTTCTTCGGCGGCCCGTACATCCGCAACGCGGCCGGCCAGAACGTGGTCAGCGTCGGCCTGTCGGCGAACCGGGTCAGCGCCTACAACGGGGGTACCTTCCTCTCGCAGGTCGGTACCTACACCAACAATGAGTGGATGTCTGTCCGGGTGGTCATCGACACGTACGCGCAGACCTACAGCCTGTTCCTCGACGGTGAAGCGGTTCTCCAGGAAGCCGCCCTCCGTGCGCCGATCGGAGCAGGCGTGTCGGTCGTGGCCAACTACGCAGACGGGCCGAACCGCGGCACGCTGGACGTCGACGACCTCCGAATCGCACACGGTGTCGGGTACAGTCCGTCGGAAGCGTCGCTGGCATCCCTCGAAGCGAGCGCGGGCACACTCACCCAGACCTCCGGCACGGCCTACCGGCTCGAGCTTGCGCCGGGAACCGAAACGGTGAAGGTGAAGCCCAGCGCCCTCAGCCCCTTCGCTGACGCCACGCAGGTCAACGGCGTCGAGGTGGACCCTGAGGGTGATGGTGTCGAGGTCGACATCGACGGGTCTCCGATCGAGGTCGTCGTCACAGCGGAGGACGGATCATCGGTGGCGTACACGATCGCCGTCGTCGTGCCATCGGTGCTCGTCGATGATGCAGGCGAGGTCGTAGGCGGCAATCAGGTCGAGATCGACGTGCTCGCCAATGACAGCGCCTCGCCGGTGATCGATCCGGTCAGCCTCACGCTGCTGGACGGCACAGGACAACCGAGCGCGACGGTCGACGTCGAGCGCGGGCGCTTCGCGATCGTCGGAGGTCGGGTGGCGTTCACGGCTGACGCTGACGCTGACTCCGGGGAGGCCACCGTCGCATATCGGGTCACGAACTCGACGGGCGCCGCATCGCAGGGCACCGTCCGCGTCGCCGTGACCGCAGCGCCGGCCGAGCCCCAGGCGCCCGCCTGGTCAGCGTCGACGGTCTACCTCACCGGAGATGAGGTGACGTTCGGTGGCAAGCTGTACCGCGCGCAGTGGTGGACGCAGAACCAGCAGCCCGGACTGACCGCCACGGGACCTTGGGCCGAAGTCGGTGCCACGATCGCGTGCGCAGCCGGCGACGGGCGGGCCTGGACGAACTCGTGGGTCTACACCGGCGGCGAGGTTGTCGTCCACGGCGGCCAGCGGTTCAAGGCCAAGTGGTGGACGCGTGGCCAGGCCCCCGGCGACCAGTACGGTCCCTGGCAGCCGGTCGGCGCCTGCTGACGGCTCGACCGCATGTCGCGCGCGCCTGCGCGTGGCATGCGGTCGTCGCAATCATGAGAACTTCCATCGGACACGGCGCGCGCGACACCGGTCGCAGCGACCGATGCCGCCGCCATTCGGTGCCGAGCCACATCGAGCGCCTGGAGCCGGTCGCTCGCGTCGCAGAGACCGCTGGGTCGCGGTGGAGAGCGGGCGAGCCCCATCGCACGGGATGGGAGTCGAGTTCAGGCGATCATCGCGAGATCGCTCGCTCGGATTTCGCCCTCGAACGTGCCGGACTTGACGTACCGCTCGACCTGGCTCACGAGCTGGTCGCCGATGCGGCGCAGTTCGTTCCCGAGCGACCCCGCGACGTGCGGGGTGAGGAGCACGCCGGGGAGCGAGAACAATGGATGACCGGTGGGCAGCGGTTCCGGGTCGGTGACGTCGAGGATCGCTTGCAAGCGGCCGCTCGCGACCTCGGCGACCAGTGCATCGGTGTCCACGAGCGCGCCTCGCGACGTGTTGATGAGGATGCCATCGTCTGGCATCCTCG from Agromyces sp. LHK192 includes these protein-coding regions:
- a CDS encoding beta-galactosidase, whose product is MHYGGDYNPEQWPEHVWPEDIRLMKEAGVTTVTLGVFAWARIQPAEGVFEWEWLDRILGLLHAAGIGVDMATATASPPPWATSAYPDMLPRTADGAILWPGSRQAYAPTSPEYRRLARELVTALVDRYVDHPAIVMWHVNNELGCHVHADYSDHAARAFRVWLQAKYGHIDELNTAWGTDFWSQRYTTFDQIVPPRSMPYSPNSSGVLDFKRFTSDALLDLYKTERDIIRAAGATQPITTNFMGAFPAADYWSWAPELDFISDDNYPDPNDPESFRGAAFTRDLMRSLKPDVPWILMEQASSAINWRPTNAPKAPGQLAALSAQAVGRGADGVMFFQWRQSRRGSEKFLTGMLPHSGTRTRVWREVVELGRTLGELPKLEPSKRANVALVFDWQNWWAISNRDHPVELDYLALVQRWYDALHRQHIQIDIVHPEHDLSAYQLVIAPHLYLLTDAAATNLVEYAEQGGHLLLSAFTDVVDETDGFREHGYLATLGPTLGIWLEEYGALVPPPQASAGTSAGDTAGTLRTSGGPGEDSAAVAAPWGELRGEYLAEVIHVTDADILGTFTSGRNQGLPAFITKSLGTGQAHYLATIPDDAGMTALTAWAVATAGVEATIPGAAQVPDTVEVIARGEIVFLINHGAAATTIPIEGVDVTADQPVSQVTLEQFEWRVIDVTPA
- a CDS encoding carboxypeptidase regulatory-like domain-containing protein, which produces MTNSRRRKRHAAMAGALVATITAMGFGALPAVAATGTTYYVDSVDGDDSADGTSTSSAWRSLDQVNEADLEPGDEILLRRGATWTGEQLSPSSSGEEGSPILVGAYGDGAKPKIETNGAHADAVRLWNLDYWEIRDLDVSNATFVTDPEIYNAAGRAGDYRGVYIGGDDGKAHHHFVIDSVDVHDVTGAVKWIGERGGYTPPNGISFGNGWDRSKNTGGIVVLGSIADFANPGPTATTFNGVVIENSTIRNTSFGAVTIKQYTGDAPGAVPTGWGDRASENDANFSPHTDIVIRDNYISQAGTAYGANGIYVTGARDVVVERNLVEEVGTCGIETYNADDVTIQYNEVNYTSVKAGGQDQTAIDTDIASTNQLVQYNYVYGNGEGFLIYQKRFGDAVYRYNVVAASTKSQIHIASESAAHGEIYNNTVIDRGAYNNVISGGSQSGKYLVRNNIIFSTTGNAASTGNSNLTFTRNLYSGVAPRPQETDAVIVDPGFTNVDLVPPVSGVVRAADLSQANGLLPLASSRALNAGTSIPGNGGRDFAGVTLYQGTPDFGAFEYSTPAGQQTESVVGIVTSTANGLPIDQAVVSAPGVEGTALTGPDGWFALSGVPFGTTSVTVQREGFATKTVSDIVVAAGTPTRIDPTLVSTATTGTVTGKVIDATASPIPGARVVVTTTAGVEVGSGTTDQDGAFVLEVPVGTGYRLTASADEYLSAVRSGIVVNAGLSTAAGNIILSDKDVTYEAIFDFEELVAGSTGLAPLVAAQVNGTVTVGAETGNQFARLNRTSGTGSTAPATSLLYTAAQPLTGVVTVDQKVRRPGGQPSNQFFGGPYIRNAAGQNVVSVGLSANRVSAYNGGTFLSQVGTYTNNEWMSVRVVIDTYAQTYSLFLDGEAVLQEAALRAPIGAGVSVVANYADGPNRGTLDVDDLRIAHGVGYSPSEASLASLEASAGTLTQTSGTAYRLELAPGTETVKVKPSALSPFADATQVNGVEVDPEGDGVEVDIDGSPIEVVVTAEDGSSVAYTIAVVVPSVLVDDAGEVVGGNQVEIDVLANDSASPVIDPVSLTLLDGTGQPSATVDVERGRFAIVGGRVAFTADADADSGEATVAYRVTNSTGAASQGTVRVAVTAAPAEPQAPAWSASTVYLTGDEVTFGGKLYRAQWWTQNQQPGLTATGPWAEVGATIACAAGDGRAWTNSWVYTGGEVVVHGGQRFKAKWWTRGQAPGDQYGPWQPVGAC